One Streptomyces mobaraensis NBRC 13819 = DSM 40847 DNA segment encodes these proteins:
- a CDS encoding lasso RiPP family leader peptide-containing protein: MKNDEATEPRALAPYEAPQMFEVGSFQEDTGYIGLEGSEPITHSFSKFW, encoded by the coding sequence ATGAAGAACGATGAGGCAACCGAGCCGCGTGCGCTCGCACCGTACGAGGCTCCGCAAATGTTCGAGGTCGGCTCTTTCCAGGAGGACACCGGATACATCGGCCTCGAGGGCTCCGAACCGATCACGCACAGCTTCTCGAAGTTCTGGTGA
- a CDS encoding asparagine synthase-related protein, translating into MTGQEERFFVVLPDHETAAAAAGRLPPGHTRIMTHPSGRPWVVGRTGAEPVVSVEAGTARLVVVGHCSASRSELTALAARTTDPAQLDGPASRWAGSHHLIASVGGRTQIRGSASGLRRVFHGSLDGLAVAGDRADVLAALTGASLDRTVLALRLLGSLPHPLSDRPAWRGVAAVPPGSRLTLSPDGRRHRVDRWWHLPEAVRPLAEAAAPLRRALEEAVRVRTRDSSTLTSDLSGGMDSTTMTVLAAREPVALTAFTVENDDSADDDVYWARLAAARLPGVKHIVFPQRDLPSFFSGLTDLTGPPDEPSTALLSAPRLRALRALAIGHGSRLHLDGLGGDQSLSGHPARYHDLLRSRPLTAARSLYAYRRLAGFPLADAARTLLDGDSYRRWLTAEAAALVRGRARRARDRAFDWGGELRLPPWATPEARHLVTVALRETVRTAVPLAPARGAHADLLGIQDAGRQVRGFHQLTSTDDILSASPFLDDRVVEACLATRPQDRVTPWEFKPLAKAAMRGITPSEVLERRTKSDGTTIAAEGFAAHRRELAALWDSSRLAALGLADPGPLRALCERPYAPRSHEGAFATALACELWVRSAG; encoded by the coding sequence GTGACCGGTCAAGAAGAGCGGTTCTTCGTGGTCCTGCCGGACCATGAGACGGCGGCGGCCGCCGCCGGCCGGCTTCCTCCGGGCCATACGCGGATCATGACGCACCCGTCCGGCCGGCCCTGGGTGGTCGGCCGGACGGGCGCCGAACCCGTCGTCTCCGTCGAGGCGGGCACGGCGCGGCTCGTCGTCGTCGGCCACTGCTCGGCGAGCCGGTCCGAGCTGACGGCCCTCGCCGCCCGCACCACCGATCCGGCGCAGCTCGACGGGCCGGCCTCCCGCTGGGCCGGCAGCCACCACCTCATCGCCTCCGTCGGCGGCCGGACCCAGATCCGGGGCAGCGCCTCCGGCCTGCGCCGCGTCTTCCACGGCAGCCTCGACGGCCTGGCCGTCGCCGGCGACCGCGCCGACGTCCTGGCCGCCCTCACCGGCGCGTCCCTCGACCGGACCGTGCTGGCGCTGCGTCTGCTCGGCTCCCTTCCGCACCCGCTGAGCGACCGTCCGGCGTGGCGGGGCGTGGCCGCCGTCCCGCCCGGCTCCCGGCTGACCCTCTCCCCCGACGGCCGGCGGCACCGCGTCGACCGCTGGTGGCACCTCCCGGAGGCGGTCCGTCCGCTGGCGGAGGCGGCAGCACCGCTGCGGCGGGCCCTGGAGGAGGCGGTCCGCGTCCGTACCCGGGACTCCTCCACGCTGACCAGCGACCTCTCCGGCGGCATGGACTCCACCACCATGACCGTGCTGGCCGCCCGGGAGCCCGTCGCGCTGACCGCCTTCACCGTGGAGAACGACGACAGCGCCGACGACGACGTGTACTGGGCCCGGCTGGCCGCGGCCCGGCTGCCGGGGGTGAAGCACATCGTCTTCCCCCAACGGGACCTGCCGTCCTTCTTCAGCGGTCTCACCGACCTCACCGGCCCGCCGGACGAGCCGTCCACCGCCCTGCTGAGCGCCCCCAGGCTGCGGGCCCTGCGCGCCCTCGCCATCGGACACGGCTCCCGGCTGCACCTCGACGGACTCGGCGGGGACCAGAGCCTGTCCGGTCACCCGGCCCGCTACCACGACCTGCTGCGCAGCCGTCCGCTGACCGCCGCCCGGTCCCTGTACGCCTACCGGCGGCTCGCCGGATTCCCCCTGGCCGACGCGGCCCGGACGCTGCTGGACGGCGACTCCTACCGCCGCTGGCTCACCGCGGAGGCCGCCGCCCTGGTCCGGGGTCGCGCCCGCCGCGCCCGCGACCGGGCCTTCGACTGGGGCGGCGAACTGCGGCTGCCCCCGTGGGCCACCCCCGAGGCGCGGCACCTGGTGACCGTGGCCCTGCGGGAGACCGTCCGGACGGCCGTACCGCTCGCGCCGGCCCGCGGCGCCCACGCCGACCTGCTGGGGATCCAGGACGCCGGGCGGCAGGTCCGTGGCTTCCACCAGCTCACGAGCACCGACGACATCCTGTCGGCCTCGCCGTTCCTGGACGACCGGGTGGTCGAGGCGTGCCTCGCCACCAGGCCCCAGGACCGCGTCACCCCATGGGAGTTCAAGCCGCTGGCCAAGGCCGCGATGCGCGGGATCACACCCTCCGAAGTGCTGGAGCGGCGGACGAAGTCGGACGGCACGACGATCGCCGCCGAGGGCTTCGCCGCGCACCGCCGGGAACTCGCCGCGCTGTGGGACTCCTCCCGGCTCGCCGCCCTGGGCCTGGCCGACCCCGGACCGCTCCGCGCGCTCTGCGAGCGCCCGTACGCGCCCCGCTCGCACGAGGGGGCCTTCGCCACCGCGCTCGCCTGCGAGCTGTGGGTGCGGTCCGCCGGCTGA
- a CDS encoding 3'-5' exonuclease produces MGWHGELLVGFDLETTGTDPAEARIVTAAVVETKAGEPVGRRSWLADPGVPIPAEAAAIHGITGERAAAEGRPAYEVVAEIGRTLAAHWAAGTPVVVYNAAFDLSLLAAELRRYGLPPLLPEGLGPVVDPLTIDRAVDRYRKGRRTLGAVCAEYGVVLDAAHEAGADALAAVRVARAIAERHPGIAEADLADLHRSQVRWYGEWAAGYQAWLRRQGQEGAVVDGKWPLR; encoded by the coding sequence ATGGGCTGGCACGGGGAGCTGCTGGTCGGGTTCGACCTGGAGACGACGGGGACGGATCCGGCGGAGGCCCGGATCGTCACGGCGGCCGTCGTGGAGACCAAGGCCGGTGAGCCGGTGGGCCGGAGGAGCTGGCTCGCCGATCCCGGCGTACCGATCCCGGCCGAGGCTGCCGCCATCCACGGCATCACCGGGGAACGGGCGGCGGCGGAGGGCCGGCCCGCCTACGAGGTGGTCGCGGAGATAGGGCGGACCCTGGCCGCGCACTGGGCGGCGGGCACCCCGGTCGTCGTCTACAACGCCGCCTTCGACCTCAGCCTGCTCGCCGCCGAGCTCCGCCGGTACGGCCTGCCGCCGCTGCTGCCGGAGGGCCTCGGCCCGGTCGTCGACCCCCTCACCATCGACCGCGCCGTCGACCGTTACCGCAAGGGGCGCCGCACTCTCGGCGCGGTCTGCGCCGAGTACGGGGTCGTCCTGGACGCCGCCCACGAGGCGGGCGCCGACGCCCTGGCGGCGGTACGGGTCGCCCGCGCGATAGCCGAGCGGCACCCGGGCATAGCGGAGGCCGACCTGGCGGACCTGCACCGCAGCCAGGTGCGCTGGTACGGCGAGTGGGCCGCGGGCTACCAGGCGTGGCTGCGGAGGCAGGGGCAGGAGGGGGCCGTGGTGGACGGGAAGTGGCCGCTGCGGTAG
- the glgX gene encoding glycogen debranching protein GlgX: MQVWPGQAYPLGATYDGAGTNFAVFSEAAERVELCLLHDDGSETAVELRESDAFVRHAYLPGVMPGQRYGFRAHGPYAPERGQRCNSAKLLLDPYARAVSGAVDWCEAVYGYHFDDPDARNDLDSAPHMMTSVVVNPYFDWGDDRPPRTDYHRTVIYEAHVKGLTMLHPELPEDVRGSYAALAHPAIVNHLKDLGVTAIELMPVHQFVNDHRLVDLGLANYWGYNTIGFFAPHNAYASWGDRGQQVLEFKSAVRALHEAGIEVILDVVYNHTAEGNHLGPTLSFRGLDNASYYRLADDPRFYMDTTGTGNSLLMRSPHVLQLIMDSLRYWVTEMRVDGFRFDLAATLARQFHEVDRLSSFFDLVQQDPVVSQVKLIAEPWDVGEGGYQVGNFPPLWTEWNGKFRDTCRDLWRGEPATLADFGSRLTGSSDLYQDDGRRPLASVNFVTCHDGFTLHDLVSYNEKHNEANGEDNRDGESHNRSWNCGTEGETEDPAVLALRERQMRNLIATLLLSQGVPMISHGDEFARTQRGNNNAYCQDSELSWVHWPGPDGTAAERARRMLAFTRAMVWLRRDHPVFRRRRFFHGRPEQGTFNELSDIAWFTPEGEEMRDADWQAAYAKSLAVFLNGGAISEPGPRGERVVDDSFLLLFNAHHGPLDFVIPPDHGRLWQVVVDTALPDGVTDDGRKLAAGDRLTLTDRSLAVLQRPL; this comes from the coding sequence ATGCAGGTCTGGCCGGGACAGGCGTATCCCCTCGGTGCCACCTATGACGGTGCGGGCACCAATTTCGCGGTCTTCTCCGAGGCGGCGGAGCGGGTCGAGTTGTGCCTGCTGCACGACGACGGTTCGGAGACGGCGGTCGAGCTGCGGGAGAGCGACGCGTTCGTGCGCCACGCCTATCTGCCGGGGGTGATGCCGGGCCAGCGGTACGGCTTCCGGGCCCACGGCCCGTACGCCCCCGAGCGGGGGCAGCGGTGCAACTCCGCCAAGCTGCTCCTGGATCCGTACGCACGAGCGGTGAGCGGCGCCGTCGACTGGTGTGAGGCGGTCTACGGCTATCACTTCGACGATCCGGACGCCCGCAATGATCTGGACTCCGCTCCGCACATGATGACGTCCGTCGTCGTCAATCCGTACTTCGACTGGGGCGACGACCGGCCGCCGCGCACCGACTACCACCGCACGGTCATCTACGAGGCGCACGTCAAGGGTCTGACGATGCTTCACCCGGAGCTGCCGGAGGACGTCCGGGGCAGCTACGCGGCGCTGGCGCACCCGGCGATCGTCAACCACCTCAAGGACCTGGGGGTGACGGCGATCGAGCTGATGCCGGTGCACCAGTTCGTCAACGACCACCGCCTGGTGGATCTCGGCCTGGCCAATTACTGGGGTTACAACACCATCGGCTTCTTCGCCCCGCACAACGCCTACGCCTCGTGGGGCGACCGGGGGCAGCAGGTCCTGGAGTTCAAGTCGGCGGTGCGGGCGCTGCACGAGGCCGGCATCGAGGTGATCCTGGACGTCGTCTACAACCACACGGCCGAGGGGAACCACCTGGGGCCGACGCTCTCGTTCCGCGGTCTGGACAACGCCTCGTACTACCGGCTGGCGGACGACCCGCGGTTCTACATGGACACCACCGGCACCGGGAACTCACTGCTGATGCGCAGTCCCCATGTGCTCCAGCTCATCATGGACTCGCTGCGGTACTGGGTGACGGAGATGCGGGTGGACGGGTTCCGCTTCGATCTGGCGGCGACGCTCGCCCGGCAGTTCCACGAGGTGGACCGGTTGTCGTCGTTCTTCGACCTGGTGCAGCAGGATCCGGTGGTGAGCCAGGTGAAGCTGATCGCGGAGCCGTGGGACGTCGGGGAGGGGGGCTACCAGGTCGGGAACTTCCCGCCGCTGTGGACCGAGTGGAACGGAAAGTTCCGGGACACCTGCCGGGACCTGTGGCGCGGCGAGCCGGCCACCCTGGCCGACTTCGGATCCCGGCTGACCGGCTCCTCCGACCTCTACCAGGACGACGGCCGCCGCCCGCTCGCCTCCGTCAACTTCGTGACCTGCCACGACGGCTTCACCCTGCACGACCTGGTCTCGTACAACGAGAAGCACAACGAGGCCAACGGCGAGGACAACCGGGACGGCGAGAGCCACAACCGGTCGTGGAACTGCGGCACCGAGGGCGAGACCGAGGACCCGGCGGTGCTCGCCCTGCGCGAGCGGCAGATGCGCAACCTCATCGCCACCCTGCTGCTCAGCCAGGGCGTGCCGATGATCAGCCACGGCGACGAGTTCGCCCGCACCCAGCGCGGCAACAACAACGCCTACTGTCAGGACAGCGAGCTGTCCTGGGTGCACTGGCCGGGTCCGGACGGCACGGCGGCCGAGCGGGCGCGGCGGATGCTGGCGTTCACCCGCGCCATGGTCTGGCTCCGCCGCGACCACCCGGTCTTCCGCCGCCGCCGCTTCTTCCACGGCCGCCCCGAGCAGGGCACCTTCAACGAACTGTCCGACATCGCCTGGTTCACCCCGGAAGGGGAGGAGATGCGGGACGCCGACTGGCAGGCCGCGTACGCCAAGTCCCTGGCGGTCTTCCTCAACGGCGGCGCCATCTCCGAGCCGGGCCCGCGCGGGGAACGGGTGGTCGACGACTCGTTCCTGCTGCTGTTCAACGCCCACCACGGACCGCTGGACTTCGTCATCCCCCCGGACCACGGGCGGCTCTGGCAGGTCGTGGTCGACACCGCGCTCCCGGACGGGGTGACGGACGACGGCCGGAAGCTCGCCGCCGGCGACCGGCTCACCCTGACCGACCGGAGCCTGGCCGTCCTGCAACGCCCACTGTAG
- the treY gene encoding malto-oligosyltrehalose synthase gives MKRDSPAPPTATYRLQLQPSFPFAAAERAVPALAALGVSHLHLSPVLEAVPGSSHGYDVTDHTAVRAELGGEDGLRALSRAARAHGLGLILDIVPNHMAVPAPEHLNGPLWEVLRDGPVSRYARWFDIDWAEHGGRVLLPLLAGRLGDELDRFTVHDGTLRYYDHVLPLRPGTEKLPLPELLDAQWYRPAWWRLARTELNHRRFFTVSELIAVRVEDPEVFDATHAKVLQLLREEVADGLRIDHPDGLADPAGYLRRLHEATGGRWTVVEKILARDETLPADWPVAGTTGYDALHRVDGLFTDPAGAERLTAAYRTFAAPPPDRGGDWPATARRAAWRMVSHELVTEVERLVRVAGRICDGALPLRDHAPWALRTALCEILVRLPVYRPYARPGAPVAPADAALLEEAAREARTAFAVPAEADAVDVVRDAALGRLGDGPDHRDFCARFAQTAAALHAKSVEDTAFYRYAPLLSATEVGGSPGRPAVAPAEFHAFCARSQRDRPTTGTVLSTHDTKRGADVRARIAVLTEYPDAWARLLARLAERTPAPEPHVAWTAWQTAFGLGEPDALRLVPAVLKGVREAALRTTWTEPDAAYEEAVERFVVAGPCGPAHEELTAFAATAAASIRANTLGAALLHLTMPGVPDVYMGTERVSRTLVDPDNRRPPDFAAGEPAGLGAEKLHLTRTALRLRRAHPAWFGPDATYAPLTAEGPAADHCVAFARSGEVVTVATRLARGLEAAGGWGDTALTLPGDGGGGGGWRELLTGRACDERVLLGRLLHRYPVALLARE, from the coding sequence ATGAAGCGCGACAGCCCGGCGCCTCCGACGGCGACCTACCGCCTCCAGCTCCAGCCCTCCTTCCCGTTCGCCGCGGCCGAGCGGGCCGTGCCCGCCCTCGCCGCCCTCGGCGTCTCCCACCTGCACCTCTCCCCCGTCCTGGAGGCCGTCCCCGGCTCCTCGCACGGGTACGACGTGACGGACCACACGGCGGTCCGGGCCGAACTCGGCGGCGAGGACGGGCTGCGCGCGCTGTCCCGCGCCGCCCGCGCCCACGGGCTCGGCCTGATCCTCGACATCGTGCCCAACCACATGGCCGTCCCCGCGCCCGAGCACCTCAACGGGCCGCTGTGGGAGGTGCTGCGGGACGGGCCGGTCTCCCGCTACGCCCGCTGGTTCGACATCGACTGGGCCGAGCACGGCGGCCGGGTGCTGCTTCCCCTGCTGGCCGGCCGGCTCGGCGACGAACTCGACCGCTTCACCGTCCACGACGGCACCCTGCGCTACTACGACCACGTCCTCCCCCTGCGCCCCGGCACCGAGAAGCTGCCGCTGCCCGAGCTGCTGGACGCCCAGTGGTACCGGCCGGCCTGGTGGCGGCTGGCCCGCACCGAGCTCAACCACCGCCGCTTCTTCACCGTCTCCGAGCTGATCGCCGTCCGCGTCGAGGACCCCGAGGTCTTCGACGCCACCCACGCCAAGGTGCTCCAGCTGCTCCGCGAAGAGGTGGCCGACGGACTGCGGATCGACCATCCGGACGGGCTCGCCGACCCGGCCGGCTACCTGCGGCGGCTGCACGAGGCCACCGGGGGCCGCTGGACGGTCGTCGAGAAGATCCTCGCCCGCGACGAGACGCTCCCCGCCGACTGGCCGGTGGCCGGCACCACCGGCTACGACGCCCTCCACCGCGTCGACGGCCTGTTCACCGACCCGGCCGGCGCCGAGCGGCTCACCGCCGCCTACCGGACGTTCGCCGCGCCGCCGCCCGACCGCGGCGGCGACTGGCCGGCCACGGCCCGCCGGGCCGCCTGGCGGATGGTCTCCCACGAGCTGGTGACGGAGGTCGAACGCCTCGTCCGCGTCGCCGGCCGGATCTGCGACGGCGCGCTGCCGCTGCGCGACCACGCCCCCTGGGCGCTGCGCACGGCCCTCTGCGAGATCCTCGTCCGGCTGCCCGTCTACCGCCCCTACGCCCGGCCCGGCGCACCCGTGGCCCCCGCCGACGCCGCCCTGCTGGAGGAGGCGGCGCGGGAGGCGCGGACGGCGTTCGCCGTGCCGGCGGAGGCGGACGCGGTGGACGTGGTGCGGGACGCGGCCCTGGGACGGCTCGGCGACGGGCCGGACCATCGGGACTTCTGCGCCCGGTTCGCCCAGACCGCCGCCGCCCTGCACGCCAAGTCCGTGGAGGACACCGCCTTCTACCGCTACGCGCCCCTGCTGTCCGCCACCGAGGTCGGCGGCTCCCCCGGCCGGCCGGCCGTCGCGCCCGCCGAGTTCCACGCCTTCTGCGCCCGTTCGCAGCGCGACCGGCCCACCACCGGCACGGTCCTGTCCACCCACGACACCAAGCGCGGCGCCGACGTCCGGGCGCGGATAGCGGTGCTCACCGAGTACCCGGACGCGTGGGCGCGGCTGCTCGCCCGGCTGGCGGAACGGACGCCCGCGCCCGAGCCGCACGTGGCCTGGACGGCCTGGCAGACCGCCTTCGGCCTGGGCGAACCGGACGCCCTGCGGCTCGTCCCCGCCGTCCTCAAGGGCGTCCGCGAGGCGGCGCTGCGGACGACGTGGACCGAGCCCGACGCGGCGTACGAGGAGGCGGTCGAGCGCTTCGTCGTCGCCGGGCCGTGCGGCCCGGCCCACGAGGAGCTCACCGCCTTCGCGGCGACCGCCGCCGCGTCGATCCGGGCCAACACGCTCGGCGCGGCACTGCTCCACCTCACCATGCCCGGCGTCCCCGACGTCTACATGGGCACCGAACGCGTCTCCCGCACCCTCGTCGACCCCGACAACCGCCGCCCGCCGGACTTCGCGGCCGGGGAGCCCGCCGGCTTGGGGGCGGAGAAGCTCCACCTCACCCGTACCGCGCTGCGCCTGCGCCGCGCCCACCCCGCCTGGTTCGGCCCGGACGCCACGTACGCCCCGCTGACCGCCGAGGGGCCCGCCGCCGACCACTGCGTCGCCTTCGCCCGCTCGGGCGAGGTGGTGACGGTGGCGACGCGGCTGGCACGGGGGCTGGAGGCGGCGGGCGGCTGGGGCGACACGGCGCTGACGCTGCCGGGAGACGGCGGCGGAGGCGGTGGGTGGCGGGAGCTGCTGACGGGCCGGGCGTGCGACGAACGGGTGCTGCTGGGCCGGTTGTTGCACCGGTACCCGGTGGCGCTGCTGGCCCGGGAATGA
- a CDS encoding lasso peptide biosynthesis B2 protein, protein MSAVVPRRAPVRLSPGRRLLALAAVALAGRLARRPPARIRALLTRLARGARPATYAEARAARAAVEAVSLRCASDEGCLPRSLATVLLCRARGQWPAWAVGVRARPPFGAHAWVEAEGRMVEERADASYFRVLFTVPAPRGRRPVR, encoded by the coding sequence ATGAGCGCGGTCGTCCCCCGGCGGGCCCCGGTACGGCTCTCCCCCGGCCGGCGGCTGCTCGCCCTGGCCGCCGTCGCGCTCGCCGGCCGCCTGGCCCGCCGGCCCCCGGCCAGGATCCGGGCCCTCCTCACCCGCCTCGCGCGCGGCGCCCGCCCGGCCACCTACGCCGAGGCGCGCGCCGCGCGGGCGGCCGTCGAGGCGGTCAGCCTGCGCTGCGCCTCGGATGAGGGCTGCCTCCCGCGCTCCCTGGCGACGGTGCTGCTGTGCCGGGCGCGGGGTCAGTGGCCCGCCTGGGCGGTGGGCGTCCGGGCCCGCCCGCCGTTCGGCGCGCACGCCTGGGTGGAGGCGGAGGGCCGGATGGTCGAGGAGCGGGCCGACGCGTCGTACTTCCGCGTCCTGTTCACCGTGCCGGCGCCGCGAGGGCGACGGCCGGTCCGCTGA
- a CDS encoding LysR family transcriptional regulator, protein MEYLVAVVEERSFTRAAETLNVTQSALSHQIKALEREVGGALLERLPRGVGLTPMGRAFLPHAELAVRSAGLARRAAKAAAGAEGGELHIATLHALAIGALPPVLARWRRVFPDVRLHLREYLTTDELRDHVDRGVADIAIGPRPERWAGPVVSLGTEEIMIVVSRDDPLAGRTRPVHLAELADRAWVRCVLEPVIGGRRWLDRECERYGFRPVTAMEVQHASTAVRLAVAGVGILACSVEVARATAGAVAVPVEPAWRQELTAYARVELTGAALRFVEACREDRRATGAPAPHVGGPAAAHPAPRVSGPAVALAAPAR, encoded by the coding sequence ATGGAATATCTGGTGGCGGTGGTCGAGGAGCGGTCCTTCACCCGTGCCGCCGAGACGCTCAACGTCACCCAGTCCGCCCTGTCCCACCAGATCAAGGCGCTCGAACGGGAGGTGGGCGGCGCCCTGCTGGAGCGGCTGCCGCGCGGGGTCGGGCTGACGCCCATGGGACGGGCCTTCCTGCCGCACGCCGAACTCGCCGTCCGCAGCGCGGGGCTGGCCCGGCGGGCGGCCAAGGCGGCGGCCGGGGCCGAGGGCGGCGAGCTGCACATCGCGACGCTGCACGCGCTGGCGATCGGCGCGCTGCCGCCGGTCCTCGCCCGCTGGCGGCGCGTGTTCCCCGACGTCCGGCTGCACCTGCGCGAGTACCTGACCACGGACGAGCTGCGCGACCACGTGGACCGGGGCGTCGCCGACATCGCGATCGGCCCCCGGCCCGAGCGATGGGCGGGGCCGGTGGTCTCCCTGGGGACCGAGGAGATCATGATCGTCGTCTCCCGGGACGATCCCCTGGCGGGGCGTACGCGCCCGGTCCACCTCGCCGAACTCGCGGACCGGGCCTGGGTGCGCTGCGTCCTGGAACCGGTGATCGGCGGCCGGCGGTGGCTCGACCGCGAGTGCGAGCGGTACGGGTTCCGCCCGGTGACCGCCATGGAGGTGCAGCACGCGTCCACGGCGGTCCGGCTGGCCGTGGCGGGCGTCGGCATCCTCGCCTGCTCGGTGGAGGTGGCGCGGGCGACGGCGGGGGCGGTCGCCGTTCCGGTGGAACCGGCGTGGCGGCAGGAGCTCACGGCGTACGCGCGCGTCGAACTCACGGGCGCCGCGCTGCGGTTCGTCGAGGCGTGCCGCGAGGACCGGCGGGCGACGGGCGCGCCGGCGCCGCACGTCGGCGGACCGGCCGCTGCCCATCCGGCGCCGCGCGTCAGCGGACCGGCCGTCGCCCTCGCGGCGCCGGCACGGTGA
- a CDS encoding lasso peptide biosynthesis PqqD family chaperone, with product MALHLRPDASTTDTEYGTVLLDEATGRYWQLNATASLALRTLLAGGTVDQAADALTEGYAVDAERARADVERLLTGMRAAKVVRG from the coding sequence ATGGCCCTGCACCTGCGTCCCGACGCCTCGACCACCGACACCGAGTACGGCACGGTGCTGCTCGACGAAGCAACCGGACGCTACTGGCAGCTCAACGCCACCGCGTCGCTGGCGCTCCGCACCCTCCTGGCGGGCGGAACGGTCGACCAGGCGGCGGACGCCCTGACCGAGGGCTACGCGGTGGACGCGGAGCGGGCCCGCGCCGACGTGGAACGGCTGCTGACCGGCATGCGCGCAGCGAAGGTGGTCCGCGGATGA
- a CDS encoding SAV2148 family HEPN domain-containing protein, with amino-acid sequence MSSGGLELPPADGDAGEEAPGGTPLGAVSLVRPGEIGAELDWDAAAWSEVRTRARRAGRAYIWLNLVEQRLRAVVAAVLRPVYEPVHGEDEWVVAAAGPAGQEWVQRAVAVREVSRRKGYLLDPADDNVLSFLTLPQLRELLVQHWPCFEPYLDDRRELELALDELEVTRNVVSRNRALSRTVLDQAERASARLLDILGSGPGGHSVDRLPVDAVEDLVGDRYADVVGVHPDRVRLQRQLPVEDLFGSARRLDAVGIGLNLLVQNYSGRRLVRLAEHGCRARLLFLNPASSAVRRRERELGLKKGEMSRSVEMNIMHMRRVRDRLSDPTAFEIRVFDETPRFTAYLVNGDGPDGLAVVQPYLRKARGMEAPVLVLRGGRRAEVRAQAPDEHGLFDTYREEFEGVWQDSRPVS; translated from the coding sequence GTGAGCTCGGGCGGGCTGGAGCTGCCCCCTGCGGACGGCGACGCGGGGGAGGAAGCGCCCGGCGGTACACCCCTCGGCGCCGTCTCGCTGGTGCGCCCCGGCGAGATCGGGGCGGAGCTGGACTGGGACGCCGCCGCGTGGAGCGAGGTGCGCACCCGCGCCCGCCGCGCCGGCCGCGCCTACATCTGGCTGAATCTGGTGGAGCAGCGGCTGCGCGCCGTCGTCGCCGCCGTGCTGCGGCCGGTGTACGAGCCGGTGCACGGCGAGGACGAGTGGGTCGTCGCCGCGGCCGGCCCCGCCGGCCAGGAGTGGGTGCAGCGGGCCGTCGCCGTCCGCGAGGTCAGCCGCCGCAAGGGCTACCTCCTCGACCCCGCCGACGACAACGTCCTCAGCTTCCTCACCCTGCCCCAGCTGCGGGAGCTCCTGGTCCAGCACTGGCCGTGCTTCGAGCCGTACCTCGACGACCGGCGCGAGCTCGAACTGGCCCTCGACGAGCTGGAAGTCACCCGGAACGTCGTCTCCCGCAACCGCGCCCTCTCCCGGACCGTCCTCGACCAGGCGGAACGGGCGTCCGCCCGGCTCCTGGACATCCTCGGCAGCGGACCCGGCGGGCACTCCGTGGACCGGCTGCCCGTCGACGCGGTCGAGGATCTGGTCGGCGACCGGTACGCGGACGTCGTCGGCGTCCACCCGGACCGGGTGCGGCTCCAGCGGCAGCTGCCCGTCGAGGACCTGTTCGGCAGCGCCCGCCGCCTCGACGCGGTGGGCATCGGCCTGAACCTGCTGGTGCAGAACTACTCGGGGCGCCGGCTGGTGCGGCTCGCCGAGCACGGCTGCCGGGCGCGGCTCCTCTTCCTCAACCCGGCGAGCAGCGCGGTCCGCCGCCGGGAGCGCGAGCTCGGCCTGAAGAAGGGCGAGATGAGCCGGTCCGTGGAGATGAACATCATGCACATGCGGCGGGTGCGCGACCGGCTGTCCGACCCGACCGCGTTCGAGATCCGCGTCTTCGACGAGACCCCGCGCTTCACGGCCTACCTCGTCAACGGCGACGGGCCTGACGGGCTCGCCGTGGTCCAGCCCTATCTGCGCAAGGCGCGCGGGATGGAGGCGCCGGTGCTGGTGCTGCGCGGCGGCCGGCGCGCCGAGGTACGGGCGCAGGCACCGGACGAGCACGGGCTGTTCGACACCTATCGCGAGGAGTTCGAAGGGGTCTGGCAGGACTCGCGGCCGGTCTCCTGA